A segment of the Streptomyces sp. L2 genome:
AAGCCTCATCGAAGATGACCACGTCGAAGTGGTAGTCCGCAGGCAGGAACTGGCTCACCGTCAACGGGCTCATCATGAAGCACGGCTTGATCAGCCGGACGACTTCACGGGTCCGGCCCAGCAGTTCCCGGACCGGCATGTGGCGTCGCTTCAGCTCCGCCTGACGCTTGATTACTGCGGCAGCCCCGCCGCTGAAACGGCGCGGTCTACGCTTGTTGCATTCCTCGACCACAGCCCCGCTCGCTGCAGATACCAGCCCTCGATCGACCTCCTGGAAGTCCGCCACCCGGACATCCAGGTCTGCCGAGCGGGTGACGGCAAGCCTGGTGTCTGTGGCCAAGAGGTCGTCGGCCCAGCACTTCAGTACCGCCTGCTCCACGGCCGCAGTCAACCGCTCCGGCAGGACACCTCGTTCGACAGCACGCGGGACGATTTCGTCAATGCCATGACGGGCCAGGACGTCCAGTCCAGAGCGGTACGCCTGCCACTCTTCCGGGCCACGCGGGTCGGCCCGGAGGTCATCGACGGCCTGTTGGGCTTGATCGAAGGTGTTGAACAAGGCGAGAGACAGCTGAACCCGGCGGCGCTCCTCGAAGAGGTCGTGCAGTGCGGCCGAGGACTCAGACCAGCGCTCGGCACGGCGTGCCGCCGCGACGCACCAACCGGACAGCGCGCCACGAATGCGACGGGCCAACAGCCCTGGCAGCGGGTCGGGCTCAGCGCCATCAGCCAGGCGGGCCGCGAGAAAGTCCCGGTCAGTGCACCCCCGGGTGAGTTCCGCAACGCGATCCGCCACCGCCAGCACCGTATCCATGGTGGGCAGTTCGTCCTCGTCGTGGGGAACGTAGCCGCCCAGTGCCTCGTCGTGGTGCGCTATCAGCCGAGAGAGCTCGGACGCGGCGTTCTGCCAGGCCAGAGCATCCTTTAGGCGCTGGGGCAGCGTCTTGTCCCAGGCCCCATTGCGCGTGAGCGCGGCCACCTCCGCGCGGTCGTCCCGGTACTGGCCGGACAGCCGCGAGAAAGCGCCCCGATGCTGTTCACTGAACCTCTCGACCAGGGTCGGCAATCCTTCGGCCGCCAGCACCTGCTCACCGAAGACGTCCTCCGCTGCCCCACGGGCAGCCCCGCGGGCGGCGAAGGCGTCCCGCAACTCCCCAGCCGCTCGATGGGCCTCGCGCAGACCTTCCTCGTCTAACCATCCTGCAGGCGGCCGCTTGGCCACGGAGGCCAGATCGGCGAGTTCCAAGAGGCCGAACGCGGCCTGGGCGGTTGCTGGCTTGGGCATCCCGAACAGCTCGGCCAGCTGGGCGAGGCTTCCCGAGGGGTCGTCCGTCAGTCCCCCGTCGGCAGTAGCCAAGTCCCGGTCGGGCAGGCCCGCCTCCAGGGTGCGTATGGTCTGCCGTACGCCCTGAACAGTACGCAGTTCTGGCGTCGTTGCCGCAAACGGGCTGCGCTCGGCAACCGTGCGCAGGTCTGAGAGCGCTTCAACTGCCCGACGTCGTGTTCTCGCGGCCGGACGGGCGCCCGCTGGACCCGCGCGCGGACTACGAGGAATTCAAGGACCTGCTCACCGAAGCCGGGATCGACGAGCGCCGCCTGTACGACGGGAGCCGCCACACGGCCGGCACGATCCTGAACGAGTTGGGCGTCGACATGCCCACGATCATGGAGATCCTGCGGCACACCCAGATCAGCCAGACCCGCCGCTATGTGAAGGGCCGGTCCCAGCTGTCGAAGGACGCCATGCGGCGGATGGGCGAGTTCTTCGTCGCTGGCCCCCAGCTCACCCCCGACATCCCCGCGACCAGCGATGAGACCACCGACAGCAAAGCGGCGCGGTCCCGGAGGCGGCGTCGTATCCGCTGACAGCAGCGCCCCAGGACGAAATCGCCTTTCGGCCTGGGGCCAGTAACAGCAGACGGGTACAGGACTTCCCAGTCCATTGGCTGACAGACATGATGTACCGCCGTGAAAGACTTCGTGATTCCTCTCGCAATCGCAGTCATCGGGCTTGCAGCAACTGGCTGGGGTGCACTCGTTGGGGCGCGAGCAGCCAGGTTCGGTGCAGAGAAGAACGCCGAGGCCGTTCGACGGCAGGTGCAGGATCAAGGTGCCGTCGAGCACGGTCACTGGACGCGGCAAGAGCGCATGACCGCGTATGAGAGCTTCCTTGGAGCCTGGGATGAGTGCCTGCGCATCACCCAGACGCCTGCCGAGGACCACGCTTCCGATTCAGCGGCGCTGGAAACCCTTCGAGTGGCCGCAGTCCGCATGGCTGAGCGGGCACGGCGCATCGCCATACTCGGCCCCTTGGATGTCGCGCGTGCCGCTGAGTCTCTATCTAAGACAATGGAGCGAGACGTAAAGATCGTTGCTCGACTCACCACAGAGGTCCAAGAAGCGATAGCTGATGTGGACGGACGTCCCATCGACAACGACGCCCTAGCCGAGGCAACAGCAGAGTTCCAGCGCCGGAATCGAGACCTCACAAACCTCGTGACGTCGTATCGGGCACAAGGGCGAGACCTGCGTGAATTGGATGGACACCCAGTGCTCCGTGCAGCGCTGGAGAGCATGCAGCAGTACCGTCAGGTCTCCAGCGCCGCTCGTGATGCACTTACAGAAAACTTTGAACGACTCTCAGCAGCGTCGGAGCAAGCGTTCCCGGTGGGAGCAGAACTCATCTTGAGCCGGGAACAGCATGAAATCGATCGGCAGGCGTTCACACGTGCGGCCCGTACGGCGCTGAGCACGCCGCCCCCGCTCTCGACGTCGACTGAGACCAGAACTGAGACCTCTGACACGGGCAGCAGACTCACCCGGCGTCGCAATCACACTCACTGAACGACAAAACCCCAGGTCGGAAGCGTTTCCGACCTGGGGTTCGATAGAGCCGCCTTCGGGATTCGAACCCGAGACCTACGCATTACGAGTGCGTTGCTCTGGCCATCTGAGCTAAGGCGGCGCGCTGACCGCACTATGGTGCGATCAGCAACGTCGGTAAGTTTACACAGGTTCCCGGGGTGCTCCGTACACGCCCTCGGGGGCGGGGGGAGGCGCCCGGCGGGAGGCCTAGGAGCAGCGCTTCTGGGGGGCCGGCGGGGTGCCGTGGAGGAGGTACGTGTTGATCGCTCCGTCGATGCAGCTGCTGCCGCGGCCGTAGGCGGTGTGGCCGTCGCCCACGTAGGTGAGGAGGCGGGCGGAGGAGAGCTGGCGGGCCAGGGACTGGGCCCACGGGTAGGGGGTCGCCGGGTCCCGGGTGGTGCCGACCACGACGATCGGGGCCGCGCCCTTCGCCTCGATGCGGTGCGGCGCCCCCGTGGCACTGACCGGCCAGTACGCGCAGTTCAGCGAGGCCCAGGCCAGCCCTTCGCCGAAGACGGGGGACGCCTTCTCGAACTCGGGCAGGGCCTGCTCCACCTGCTCGGGACCGGTGAAGGCGGGCGGCAGGTCCAGGCAGTTCACGGCGGCGTTGGCCATCATCAGGTTGGTGTAGTGCCCGTCGGCGTCCCGCTCGTAGTAGCTGTCGGAGAGCGCGAGCAGGCCGGCGCCGTCGTTCTCCTTCATCGCCGAGGCCAGCGCCTCGCGCAACTGTTCCCAGGCGGCCTGGTCGTACATCGCCGCGATCACGCCGGTCGTGGCCAGGGACTCCCCCAGCTTGCGGCCGTCCGCGTCGCCGGCCGGAATCGGGTGGGCGTCCAGCTTGCCGAAGAACGCCTTGAGATGGTCGCCGACCTGCGCCGGCGTGGTGCCCTTGCCGCCCAGGGGGCAGTCGGAGTGCCGTACGCAGTCCTTCGCGAACGCCTGGAACGCCGTCTCGAAGCCCGCCGTCTGGCCCAGGTTCAGCTCGCGCGAGTCCAGGGAGGGGTCCATCGCCCCGTCCAGCACCATGCGGCCCACCCGCTGCGGGTACAGGCCCGCGTACGTCGCCCCGAGGAACGTGCCGTACGACGCGCCCACGTAGTTCAGCTTGCCGTCACCCAGGACCGCCCTCAGCATGTCCATGTCCCGCGCGGCCTCGACCGTGGAGACGTGCCGCAGCAGCCGCGCCGAGTGCGCCCCGCAGCTCTCCGCGAACGTCTTGTACGCCGTCACCAGCGCGGTCGTCTCCCTCTGGTCGTCGGGAGTCGTGTCCGTCTGCGTGTACGTGTCCATCTGGCGGCCGTCGAAGCACTCCACCGGCTCGCTGCGGGCCACGCCCCGCGGGTCCATCGCGACCATGTCGTAGCGGGCCCGGACCCCGGCCGGGTAGCCGATGCCCGCGTACTGCTGGAGGTAGCCGACCGCCGAACCGCCCGGACCGCCCGGGTTGACCAGCAGCGAGCCAAGCGGCTTGCCCTTGCCCGTGGCCTTCTTCCGGGCGACGGCCAGCCGGACGTCACCCGCGGCGGGCTTCGCGTAGTCCAGCGGGGCCTTCATCGTCGCGCACTGGAAACCGGGCGCGCCGCAGCTGCGCCAGTGCAGCTTCTGCGCGTAGTACGACGACAGCGCCGGCGGTGTCGCACGCGGCAGCGCCGCCAGCACCCCCTGCGCCGTGGCCCCGGCCGACACCGTCGAACTGCTCGGGGAACAGGCGGAGACGAGGAGGGCGGCGGCCGCGAGGAGGGTGGCGGCGGCTCGGGCCGTCGACCTGGGGCGGCGGGGGGTGGGCCTGATGTGCATCAAGCGAGCGTAACGCTGTGCGACCTCCCGAGCGCGGTGCGTCGGCTTTGTAGCTCGTTCGGGGGACGGGGGTGGCGCTCGCTCCGGTACGCCCGTGTGGG
Coding sequences within it:
- a CDS encoding alpha/beta hydrolase; this translates as MHIRPTPRRPRSTARAAATLLAAAALLVSACSPSSSTVSAGATAQGVLAALPRATPPALSSYYAQKLHWRSCGAPGFQCATMKAPLDYAKPAAGDVRLAVARKKATGKGKPLGSLLVNPGGPGGSAVGYLQQYAGIGYPAGVRARYDMVAMDPRGVARSEPVECFDGRQMDTYTQTDTTPDDQRETTALVTAYKTFAESCGAHSARLLRHVSTVEAARDMDMLRAVLGDGKLNYVGASYGTFLGATYAGLYPQRVGRMVLDGAMDPSLDSRELNLGQTAGFETAFQAFAKDCVRHSDCPLGGKGTTPAQVGDHLKAFFGKLDAHPIPAGDADGRKLGESLATTGVIAAMYDQAAWEQLREALASAMKENDGAGLLALSDSYYERDADGHYTNLMMANAAVNCLDLPPAFTGPEQVEQALPEFEKASPVFGEGLAWASLNCAYWPVSATGAPHRIEAKGAAPIVVVGTTRDPATPYPWAQSLARQLSSARLLTYVGDGHTAYGRGSSCIDGAINTYLLHGTPPAPQKRCS